TATAATCGTTCTGCTTTTAGACGTTTTTGTTTGGAGTCTTCAGTCTTCTTAAGGagactttatttattaattcataattCTGCCATGAATCTCACATTTTCACTCACGGTGTTATATCTGCTGTTTCTGAAAGGTAGGACTCATtcagtcaatcaatcatttGTTAGTCTTTATTGTGTTCTTTGTAAAACCTCCAGTGCTGCAAAACTACTTTGACCAAGCACTAAATGCAATTGAGATTCATTTTCTTTAGGTAAATTGTAAATGTTCACCTTTTTTGACACATTTCAGGTTTATTTGTTCAGACTGACCATGTGATTTTTGACCCTGGATCAGTTTGTGCTCCTGCTGGATCAACTGTGGCTCTGGGGTCCAAATGTTTATTATATCCTGGATGGACATTTCAGTCATGGAAACTCAGAATAAATAATACTGAAACTCTAGTAGATCCCCAAAAGGACTCCCGGTACAGATACATTAAAGGTTTTTTTCACAGGTGTTACCTACTAATTCATGGTCTAAAAGAGACAGACGTTGGCACATATTACATGAGCTGTATTTACAGAGAAGAAAACATCAGCTCTATCTCAAATAGACAATCAGAATTCACTGTACATGTCACAGGTAAATATTATTCTACCCCTTGGTATGCATCTTTCATTTACATTCTCAGAGAGATCAATctgatatatgtgaccctggagcacaaaatcAGTGATTAGGGTCAaattttcgaaattgagatttatacatcatcttaaagatgaataaataagctttccattgatgtgtggtttgttaggatcggacaatatttgtctgagatacatctatttgtaaatctggaatctgagggtgcaaaaaaaaatctaaatattgagaaaatcgcctttaaagttgtccaaatgaagttcttagcaatgcatattactaatcaaaaattaagttttgatatatttacgataggacatttacaaaatatcttcatggaacatgatctttacttaatatcctaatgatttttggcataaaagaaaaatctataattttgacccaaacaatgtattgttggatattgctacaaatatagctgtgctgcttatgactgcttttgtgctccagggtcacatatagagacagatgtgtgtgttttattagaTCTTCAGGTGTCTGTGGACTctgatcatgtgactgaagGTCAGAACATCACACTGACCTGTAAGACCAGCTGCCCTCCAAAACAAACCTTCATCTGGTTCAAGAACGGGCTTCGTTTGGATCTCGGTTATTCCGGCGATCAGCTGCATGTTTCTGTGGTGAATCGTGAGGATTCAGACAGATACTCATGCGCACTGGAACACTTTGAAACGTTCCCATCGGCCGAGATGCTCCTCAACGTCACCAGTGAGTAAGACATGAGAAAAAAATTTTATACGACGTTTCCTATCAGATGttaaatagacgtctattagatgtctttaagatgtttatgatttagattgtatgtaaaactgacatcttaaagatgtctgtcagatgtttgtacacagcagatgctttccagatcaagcaATCTTTAAAAGACGTCTGCTATCCGTTTCagactaaaattaaatataaattcaaaataatacaaggtattaaatgaataaaaatgaaaaaaaataaaacaatgtgatTGCGAGTTATCATCCCACAATTTCAAATTTCTTTTCTTGCAATTGccagtttacatctcgcaattcagaTACCCCCCCCCGCAATTGTAAGTAATGAAGTCCAATTCCgaggggaaaaaatactattttcttACAATTGTGAATttgtatcacgcaattctgatcaaactcaaaattgcgagttaatttcttataattacgattttatatcacgcaattctgatctaactcaaaattgcgagttAATTTCTTAGAATTACGATTTTATTTCACGCAATTCTGAtttaactcaaaattgcgagttTATGTCTTATAATTACGATTTTATATCACGTAATTCTGAtttaactcaaaattgcgagttTATTTCTTAGAATTACGattttatatcacgcaattctgatttaactcaaaattgcgagttaatttcttataattacgattttatatcacgcaattctgatctaactcaaaattgcgagttaatttcttataattacgattttatatcacgcaattctgatctaactcaaaattgcgagttAATCTCTTAGAATTACGattttatatcacgcaattctgatctaactcaaaattgcgagttAATCTCTTAGAATTACGattttatatcacgcaattctgatctaactcaaaattgcgagttAATTTCTTATAATTACGATTTTATATCACGTAATTCTGAtttaactcaaaattgcgagttAATCTCTTAGAATTACGattttatatcacgcaattctgatttaactcaaaattgcgagttAATTTCTTATAATTACGATTTTATATCACGTAATTCTGAtttaactcaaaattgcgagttaatttcttataattacgattttatatcacgcaattctgatctaactcaaaattgcgagttAATCTCTTAGAATTACGattttatatcacgcaattctgatttaactcaaaattgcgagttAATTTCTTATAATTACGATTTTATATCACGTAATTCTGAtttaactcaaaattgcgagttTATTTCTTAGAATTACGattttatatcacgcaattctgacttttttttcataaagatttttttttttttataaagtccAATTCCGAGGGGGGGAAATTGCTCAAAATTGCgagtttatttctcagaattgctgttctgactttttttttatatcttatatttttataagtttATATCTTACGATTCTGAGAGAAAAAGTATGAATTGCGAGTTAATATCACGCAAAACGGGTTTCCATAAGAATATGTTAATCTTATCGATTATTTATGTCTCCAGGGGCACGTTCAGGCTCAAACCGGTGCGCAACGTTTTGCTACGGTTTCCGGGTTGAACGACATGTTTCCTGGAAACGGTGCGCAACGGGGTTTGAGATACGTTTTCTCTTGTTTGGTGGatgtgtcaaaaatgtcagccCAATCATGTATATAAACCACGTGGTATTAAAGAGAAAACTCGCACAATGGGTCCAAGTGAAGTCATTTACAAATGTGTCCGCTGCAGCTCGGTATACGCAACAATTGAAGATATTAGAAGACATGTTTGTCGTAAGAGTTTTATAGTAACAATATAACATATCAACATGATGATgtagttgtttatatttttagcttcaTTGCAAAGCAAGCTTATTTATATACCAAATTTCATGCACAATAGTAATTAAGTGATGCACATACTGCTATATACAGTGGGaatttgtaagtaaatgtaattaacatcaaaataaattcacaagagCAAGTATATTGTTTGCACATGTTTTATCTACATTAAAGGCAAAATGAGTGAAATAATAAGAGCACAAGTATAGATCTGGAACTTCTTTGAGTCTGTCTAAATATCATGTAGTAATTGCAATGACTTCTGGTCCATATCCTTTCCTTAGGAAGGTGTGCTAAACACTGattaatgtaacataaaaatactatacatatttatatattttgctattGTATTGTGGAGCGACACTTTCATAAACCTTTATAAATACTCCTCTGATTatataatggtaaatattacaatatcatagcacaacaacagtgatcagcaataatgataagcctaatactcacaataaaaataataaggtcATAGATCATAACACAGTCTCGGAGGTAAGAAGTGGATTATCCTTCATctgaaatgtttgtcttttcttCCTGAAATGCGAGGCAAATGTTGGATCACAATAATTAGgaaccacagtttccacaaatcctTCACTCGATTGGGATGTTCTCTTTTATTCTGGATGGCAAGGGCAGTGACTGTAACATCGAgcgtattttgcagtattaaatacatatttatactgATTTCATCAGGTTccgaaaattcttcaaaaagagCACAAAGTATGGCCTTCTCAGCTGCCATAGTTGCAACTCTTGCGTCATCAGAACATGGTGTTCAACGCACCACCGTTTCCggttaataaatgttttgcaacgTTGAAATCTGGTCATATCGATTTTTCGCATTGGGTTCAGTTTGTCACACGAATTAACAACGTTGACCAACAGAAAAATGTTTGCTTTGAAAATTACTTCTgagtgagctgtgcttcatacatcGCTGCACTATTGATACAGGCCATGACCTTTTTGCCACGAGGCTGAATCCAGCTTCTTATTCACAGCTTCTTATTGATGCTATCCGTTCCACCTTAAAAACGCGGCTCTTAGTTTCTTATTCGTGCTCAACTTAGGGACCGCCTCTATTTGTCTCTTTTTCAGAAACGAACAATaagctattttaaaatcaaaaacagGTTGCCAACATGAAATCTAATTACATTATTCGTTAATTATTGAACGTGTCATCCTTTGAGTGTAgtaatgaatctttttttttttttaaatctagccTCTTACGAAGACCTGTGAATAGATGAAGCCTACACCTGCGAGGACTCCGGATACAAAATGATGACATTTTCATtgctttaaaatgcacataaagtTTGCTTAAATGCATATATGGTATttgtaaatactataatttGTACTAGAGTTCAACTGTTCTTCCTGATAACCACTTCTATAAAGACTATTCTGGTGtctattttctgtaaagctgtgCTGAAACGATGTGTTGTGAAATgcattatacaaataaatgtgaattaaacTGAATTAGCCATTGCATTGTTGGTTACTTTACCATGTTGTCTCCAAGGGTGCGTTGAGAGTTTCACAGAGAGCTTATACAGTATCCAGTGTGCTTGtccattataaaaaataaataaataaataaaataaataaataaatatgcagtttGAGGTTATGGACCCATGAATTTGACAGATAATACAGTAACAGGAGAACATTGCATTATTGGCCCAAATGGTGGCGCTATATCTCAGCTGCCTTTGAGGGAGCGCAAGAAGTTATAGTAGGGCCTTATTCCCAGCGTACTTGACTGTTATCATGCAATTTACTGTTGCGAATTTATTTCTTAGAATTGCCATTTTATATCACACAGTTCTGACTTATTTCCtcctcagaattatgagatataaactcgcaattgtaaGTTATAAAGTCCAATTTTGCGGAGGGAAAAAGACAATTTCGAACATTAACTTTTGACTCGTCTTTTCTTCAGAATGAAAATGTGTACGAAAATGAATCAACACCGcctgtgacctttgacctggaGGAGAAAGTAAAGTCAGTTCATCAGGAGGAGGAAGTTCAGTACTCTTTACAAACTTTTTACAAACGGCCAATGTTCTGCAAATTGTGAAAAGGAAACTGATGTCCAGTACGCTCAGATCGCATGTGCAACAACAGAACAACAGCAGTAAATGAGACATATGAAGTAATagtcagaaaaaaagaagaaaaaaaaaatatatatatatacagtatatatatatatatatatatatatatattccgttacattaaaaaaaatgtaacggaaaaaaacagcatttagacaatctaaaaaacaaatgtgttttttttttttttgttaagcatcatatttgatacatcaggatttatggctcatatagtctgaTGTATTGCAAATATGGAGGAACAACAGCTCAGTTTTATTAAGagactcaaactgagcaaaaatattcaatttggtgcagatgctgatatttatatgcacaaaaagttatgaaattctgatgcttgtgatgtaaatcaatgagatctttataacagtgcagcagatactgacataaaaCGATCTAAATATCAGTCGTAgctctatatctccaataatgtctcagtaagatgagattgaaatgatccaaacatataatgcaatgctgattgagagatgaagaaataaacgctcctcagaagatgtgagatgaagatcattcctccgctgaggaacagtgaaagtaaagcttctggaaagatcctgatgatcagatttgagacgcactgatgtttctagaaaatgattgatggagaatcaagtaaagctgagctgcttcagtccagtaagtgttcatctggaaacatgactgcagttattctgacctttacttgatcaaaatcagtcaagaATTGACACGAGAAGCAGCGGCTGAAGCTGGACGCTtctacaattacactaaaagagcttttaccGGATAAAAAAAACCTCTAAACTATCAACCAGAGACAGAAGACATGCAGTAGATTGAGTGCGACAGCAAAGTTTGATTGTTTAGAGGCCTTAGATATATGCTTTATAGGGTTATATAGGTGCTATTTGAAAACTGTCTTCATGTTTAACTGGTTTGATTGTACTGCTTCTCTAATTGTGTGTAGCAGTGGTGTCATGCATTGCTTTTTTACTCTCATACACAGTTCtcttatattatatatgcattAAGTTCAACTTAAAGCTCGTTTATTCTGTTTATAGTTCTCTATCAAACTGCCGTATCTATCCGTTTATATGAATGATGTGCATCTCTCTGGATTCCCTCCTTGCCTGACGTCAGTCGCCATTTGTGATGGTTACCACGGCAACCACTAGCCCCCCCTAGAGATATATCTAGTGATGAATTCAGTTCTGATTTTGCCTTTTGCATTTGCAGtactgtacatactgtacacctGTAGCTCTTACTACGGTAAACGTCTTTGCAGCATTGCTGGCGAAAAATGTATTGAATGccttttccacaaaaatatttattaaagtattagcattcatttttttcagatgATTTTAACATTACTATTTAATTTCAGTGTACATTTGGATATACGCCTGTGTTTGAGACAACAAAAGCAGGGTATCCTCTCCATATTAACACGTCTATTTATAGCCGCTGCTGCATCTTTTTTTAGATCCTGTTATTGATGTTCTGCTGTTTCTGGCGACCTGGTGCTCGTCTTCCTTTCACAGGCATCATGACTTTTCTAATGCAATGTAGTGCAATCATATTTCCCTATAGAAATGACAGATATGTGATTCTGATGTTGATAATAACAATTTGAGCTCAGCTGTGACCCCATCTGGCCGAAATCCTGAAACCTTTTAAAGAGGGTAAAGCCCTGAAAGACCCCATACCATCTCTGACAGAGAACAGATTGCTTTCAACTCACTGCATCGATTCTACACCCACTGCTCACTTTCATTGATGCCATTAAATATTCAGCATTTCCGAATGTGAGTGCATTatcataaattttaaaattgagTTTTTGTTTAGTGAATTGCTGTCATTAAACACAATATTGCACAATGTAATGATAATGTGTACAGTTTTGTGTAATGCATTTGTATCTATGCAATACGTTTCTGgttttgtgtgcatgtgcataGTGTATATAGTACTATAGCTGCatgattaatcaaaataaaaccaaaattacGATATGGCTTAGtgcaattatgatttttattgcGTGTTGCACAGTGAAGCGcagcactgtgttcatttataTGCTTACAGGATACCTGCGGTTTTCCATTGAAATAAACGTTTGATGGCTTAACtctgaaaatgaagaaattaggAGAggcataaatattagtattgtaattttacacttacaacttaaaataaaattattgttatttttcttacatattctttttatttttcagtgaaatattacaacagtaatatgtattttgtttagcaatttagtaatttttatatttaataataataataatttgtattattttatagccATATTGATATAATCACAGAATTTTGTCCAAATTGTGCAGCCCCAGTCCAATaatatttcttgttttgtttttaatttagtaattcgaatattttttatttaggtgTAGTAGTAGtggtattaataataataataataattattattattaatagccgtATTAATATAATCACAACATTTTGGCCAAAATGTGCAGACATTcttcaatattaatatttcttgttttgtttttatttagtaattctactatttttatttagcagcagcagcagtagtaataaatagctaataaacaaattgtcaaaatattttgGACATATTGTGCAGCCTTAGtccaatattaatattacttaatctctttttatttagtagtagtagtcatAGTAGtagcagtaataataattattattattttaaagccaTACTGACATAATCACACGATTTTGTCCAAATCTGGCAtccctacaaacaagcacagcaaacctggattttttcttttttaaatcgcattttttttctcagaaaaatCTTAATTAGTCTTTTCCacaaatcgtgcagccctactgtACATAATACACATTATTAAGATACACACATTATATTGATCTGCCTGTCTATAACACACAACATAGCACAGTACGTGTCAATAAAGTCGCAAAATAACGTCAATGACATTCGAGTTTTAAATTAGACCAACGTATGAACGTTTCCGAGCATTTACGAGTATAAATCTAACTTTTACTAAGACAGAACAATGCGAGTTTCCCTGTGAGACGCAAACACGTAGCGGATACGTTTCCTGTTTCTCCTACAGGCGCTTTGTTGAAGCAGCGGCGGGACTGTACCATTCATCTGTAGGTGAACCCGACCGCGCTAACAACCACCGTTCTGACTATACTCACGcgaaaaacacacaattttcaGGTATATCGTAGTTTTGCTTATATCTAAGTAATGTAAATCACATTTGTGCGTTTATACAGCGATTTTAGCATGTGGTAGATATGAGGTGTTTGACGGTGCACCCCTACGCCGCGCCTGTTGCCATGTTCCCGGTTCCCTTATGGGTGTGGTGAAGAGATTGCTGGCAAAAATTGCCTCTCAGTTTGCGTGAGGGCTGCGTGGccctttaaatgtgtttaaaattgACTTCCAATTAATTGTGCTGCTTTGAAATTTATCTGTGCG
The Onychostoma macrolepis isolate SWU-2019 chromosome 11, ASM1243209v1, whole genome shotgun sequence genome window above contains:
- the LOC131549557 gene encoding uncharacterized protein LOC131549557 isoform X1, with amino-acid sequence MNLTFSLTVLYLLFLKGLFVQTDHVIFDPGSVCAPAGSTVALGSKCLLYPGWTFQSWKLRINNTETLVDPQKDSRYRYIKGFFHRCYLLIHGLKETDVGTYYMSCIYREENISSISNRQSEFTVHVTDLQVSVDSDHVTEGQNITLTCKTSCPPKQTFIWFKNGLRLDLGYSGDQLHVSVVNREDSDRYSCALEHFETFPSAEMLLNVTSDLLRRPVNR
- the LOC131549557 gene encoding uncharacterized protein LOC131549557 isoform X2, coding for MNLTFSLTVLYLLFLKGLFVQTDHVIFDPGSVCAPAGSTVALGSKCLLYPGWTFQSWKLRINNTETLVDPQKDSRYRYIKGFFHRCYLLIHGLKETDVGTYYMSCIYREENISSISNRQSEFTVHVTDLQVSVDSDHVTEGQNITLTCKTSCPPKQTFIWFKNGLRLDLGYSGDQLHVSVVNREDSDRYSCALEHFETFPSAEMLLNVTTSYEDL